In Macadamia integrifolia cultivar HAES 741 chromosome 1, SCU_Mint_v3, whole genome shotgun sequence, a single window of DNA contains:
- the LOC122093864 gene encoding caltractin-like, producing the protein MASLYRGQSRKEKPRGRHHGLTQQKRQEIKEAFELFDTDGSGTIDAKELNVAMRSLGFEMTDEVLLSAQLVVCVR; encoded by the exons GCAAGCCTTTACAGGGGCCAATCTAGGAAGGAAAAACCTAGAGGGCGCCATCATGGTTTAACTCAACAGAAGAGGCAGGAGATAAAGGAAGCATTTGAGCTATTTGATACTGATGGCTCAG GTACCATTGACGCCAAAGAATTGAATGTTGCCATGAG ATCCTTGGGATTTGAGATGACAGATGAGGTATTACTTTCAGCTCAGTTAGTTGTGTGTGTGCGCTAA